Proteins encoded within one genomic window of Tidjanibacter massiliensis:
- a CDS encoding DUF1896 family protein, translating to MTGSGEITADYYRRRLEEFLAERHPQLTGARELVATRSNRAYAVYRTTLAQGFSPLKATARADAVLYEGLIFSRYDLLRDILATDYPQIPEYQLRPLALQLCDICAPVFGSFNLDDGILQRREYGTLVARLREFLQEYVSQHGLFVRLRGRPRNP from the coding sequence ATGACAGGCTCAGGCGAGATCACTGCGGATTATTACCGCCGCAGGCTGGAGGAGTTCCTTGCAGAACGCCATCCGCAACTCACCGGTGCCCGGGAGCTGGTCGCAACCCGCAGCAATCGGGCATACGCCGTCTATCGGACGACGCTTGCCCAGGGTTTTTCGCCACTGAAAGCCACTGCCCGTGCCGATGCCGTACTGTACGAAGGGCTGATATTCTCGCGCTACGACTTGTTGCGGGATATTCTAGCCACGGATTATCCGCAAATTCCTGAATACCAACTGCGGCCGCTGGCGCTTCAGCTTTGCGACATCTGTGCTCCCGTGTTCGGTTCGTTCAACCTCGACGACGGCATTCTGCAACGACGGGAATACGGAACGCTCGTGGCTCGGCTGCGGGAGTTCCTGCAGGAATATGTCAGCCAGCACGGACTTTTCGTGCGGCTTCGCGGCAGACCTCGAAATCCCTGA
- a CDS encoding FimB/Mfa2 family fimbrial subunit, giving the protein MKKHLIWAAASAALLASCAKEETQTFTPAATDLPQASITFVAEENADFTRAFFDNTTTTEAWEQSLSSLTVFCFEEGALVMRRNFTSAELSSRRSTFALPRSTAGKSIEFYALANAAVDENITTKTALLALTEETPGSYNGTFANVSSKALRSGGFLMSGTATKSIGAAGTTTEVAITLRRDVAKVAVQASLSPAFADKYPGTVRITSVKLSRSAMQTPYFGGTPKTGAMTFTHTQTPGETSGRFNALFYCFENAALASGSRVLLTLDGVYDRDGKTSTTSDQVPISYEVELSGTAGNGQLARNGYYRVAIGLTGLTGQDVTASITVAPWETPVTQNINIGI; this is encoded by the coding sequence ATGAAAAAACATCTTATCTGGGCCGCAGCAAGCGCGGCACTTCTTGCCTCCTGTGCCAAAGAGGAGACACAGACCTTCACTCCGGCCGCCACCGACCTGCCTCAAGCATCCATCACCTTCGTCGCCGAAGAGAATGCCGACTTCACACGTGCTTTCTTCGACAATACCACCACGACCGAAGCGTGGGAGCAATCGCTTTCCTCGCTTACCGTATTCTGTTTTGAGGAGGGTGCTCTGGTCATGCGCCGCAATTTCACATCGGCGGAACTTTCATCCAGACGCTCCACGTTCGCCCTGCCGCGTTCGACAGCCGGTAAGAGTATCGAATTCTATGCGCTGGCGAATGCTGCCGTCGATGAAAACATTACGACCAAAACAGCCCTGCTCGCCCTGACGGAAGAGACTCCGGGCAGCTACAACGGCACTTTCGCCAATGTCTCGAGCAAGGCGCTGCGCAGCGGTGGATTTCTGATGTCCGGCACAGCGACGAAAAGCATCGGCGCAGCAGGTACGACGACCGAAGTGGCCATTACTTTGCGGCGCGACGTAGCCAAAGTAGCCGTTCAAGCCTCCCTGTCTCCTGCCTTTGCCGACAAGTATCCGGGAACGGTCCGGATTACCTCGGTCAAACTTTCCCGTTCGGCGATGCAGACTCCCTATTTCGGAGGAACGCCTAAAACCGGAGCCATGACTTTTACGCACACCCAAACCCCGGGTGAGACGAGCGGTCGATTCAACGCTCTGTTCTACTGCTTCGAGAACGCGGCTCTCGCCTCAGGCAGCCGCGTCCTGCTGACGCTCGACGGGGTGTATGACCGTGACGGCAAGACCTCGACGACTTCCGACCAGGTCCCTATCTCGTATGAAGTCGAACTATCCGGCACCGCCGGCAACGGACAGCTCGCACGTAACGGATATTACCGGGTGGCGATTGGTCTGACCGGTCTGACCGGACAGGATGTGACGGCTTCCATTACGGTCGCTCCGTGGGAAACCCCCGTCACTCAAAACATCAATATCGGCATTTAA
- a CDS encoding DUF3575 domain-containing protein, with translation MNRKLLFLLCMAAVCFSAPRASAQYFSVGINAPMLASGTLNVTLEAAVAPHWSVELALLANPVSTERLGLTAAALQPGVRYWFFEEYAGHFLAMHAALASYNVWNASHRHKGWLSGAGISYGYCWPLSARWNMTLEGGIGIYHMRESEKRRFTPDSEPEYIRHHRRWVFGPSKCALTFSYLF, from the coding sequence ATGAACCGCAAACTATTGTTTTTACTGTGTATGGCCGCAGTCTGCTTTTCGGCTCCGCGTGCTTCGGCTCAATATTTCAGCGTAGGCATCAACGCCCCGATGCTGGCTTCCGGAACCCTGAATGTTACGTTGGAGGCCGCTGTCGCACCGCATTGGTCCGTGGAACTCGCCCTGCTCGCAAATCCTGTCAGCACCGAAAGACTGGGCCTGACAGCCGCCGCTCTGCAACCCGGGGTGCGCTACTGGTTTTTCGAGGAGTATGCCGGACATTTTCTGGCGATGCACGCGGCTTTGGCGTCGTACAACGTGTGGAATGCCTCGCACCGCCACAAAGGATGGCTTTCGGGGGCCGGGATCTCCTATGGTTACTGCTGGCCGCTCTCGGCACGCTGGAACATGACGCTGGAGGGCGGCATTGGAATCTATCATATGCGTGAGAGCGAAAAACGACGCTTCACGCCCGATTCGGAACCCGAATATATCCGCCATCACCGGCGCTGGGTCTTCGGCCCCTCCAAGTGCGCCCTCACTTTTTCTTACCTGTTTTAA
- a CDS encoding DUF4906 domain-containing protein codes for MNFIISIFLVLFLSISSCQREATGDIVPTPAARYGEVDLTFGESGQPWNLPDGTMRVINGRPDNVNIYIFNDALDYRKHAYYENTDMQPRLELPYGTYRIYALGNFGSDLGLLTEEQLQALTVTASFADRFPTGGLEYAVTREEFAVSQALSSLELRLTRPFCKITFTASISSSLSSDAYIVSMIPYNLPLRSSLWTDNRLLSTQGQFDFPYEKLTSKKRRHTLTYYQLENLQGTVPAIILPEDRNYRKAPRMATYVNIRICLNQAFYEYNIYIGQNDTSDFNVRRNTAYTYNVTILGTNPDDYRIAKTEYTFWGTKAGDKEYLNTFRWQNGTAQGVLVIVTEHCDPDNVLSLSFKRTSTGTYYPKWEMQYRTFGNAYRTWKEGERIEVHRNNGGSSVEIRFINSDGTTQYETTNNYFDFTLTDTRGFSDTFRVSTRKTT; via the coding sequence ATGAACTTCATCATCAGCATCTTTCTCGTCCTCTTCCTGAGCATCTCTTCCTGTCAAAGGGAGGCAACCGGAGACATTGTTCCGACACCTGCAGCCCGTTACGGCGAAGTCGATCTCACCTTCGGAGAGAGCGGGCAGCCCTGGAATCTACCGGATGGAACCATGAGGGTCATCAACGGACGCCCCGATAATGTCAATATCTATATTTTCAACGATGCGCTCGACTACCGCAAACACGCCTATTACGAGAATACCGACATGCAACCCCGCCTCGAACTGCCTTACGGTACATACCGCATCTATGCGCTCGGGAACTTCGGCAGCGATTTGGGGCTTTTGACCGAAGAGCAGCTTCAGGCCCTCACGGTTACCGCCTCTTTTGCGGACCGATTTCCGACCGGCGGTCTGGAGTATGCCGTCACCAGAGAGGAGTTTGCCGTTTCGCAGGCGCTCTCATCCCTGGAATTACGCCTGACAAGGCCCTTTTGCAAGATTACTTTCACAGCTTCCATCTCGTCGTCACTCTCCTCGGACGCCTATATCGTGTCGATGATCCCCTACAATCTTCCGCTGCGCTCCTCCCTGTGGACCGACAACCGCTTGCTTTCGACTCAAGGGCAGTTCGACTTCCCGTACGAAAAGCTGACTTCCAAGAAAAGGCGTCATACCCTCACTTACTATCAGTTGGAAAATCTTCAGGGAACAGTTCCCGCAATTATTCTTCCCGAAGACCGCAATTACCGGAAGGCACCCCGCATGGCTACTTATGTCAATATTCGCATTTGCCTGAATCAGGCATTCTATGAATACAACATATACATCGGACAGAACGATACTTCCGATTTCAATGTACGCCGCAATACCGCATACACCTACAACGTGACCATCCTCGGAACGAATCCCGACGATTACCGTATCGCCAAAACGGAGTACACCTTCTGGGGAACCAAGGCCGGCGACAAAGAATATCTCAATACCTTCCGCTGGCAGAACGGCACCGCGCAAGGCGTCCTGGTCATTGTCACCGAGCATTGCGATCCGGACAACGTACTCTCGCTCTCTTTCAAGCGGACTTCGACAGGAACATATTATCCCAAATGGGAAATGCAGTACAGGACCTTCGGCAATGCCTACCGAACCTGGAAGGAGGGTGAACGCATCGAGGTCCACCGAAACAACGGAGGCAGTTCCGTCGAAATCCGCTTCATCAACTCCGACGGAACGACCCAATACGAAACGACCAACAACTACTTCGACTTCACCTTGACCGATACCCGGGGATTCAGCGATACCTTCCGTGTTTCGACCCGTAAAACGACATAA
- a CDS encoding DUF6047 family protein: protein MKTREHSDLYLTYDSYKNVLHATRSSNGTDGFLRYLHDDAEHIIREGHNPNVWVSYVHFHDGGDVPDLREAGRHGFFDRVLDTIRRSGGECRYTANMRDVLFCIEQDIVPLTPAAERTLLMARPDYPALEEEMARSYPRQNAVIPEYRSYDALESRQGVMLFSRTTEGQRQRREYEHRLELNFYNPAQPGGPLRYWEIIAVPDRVAEMVDRLSVQEHDPQAQLYADAHILGQGRILQEFDMTANAVNYDIFRRRTQPGQRAVQPLSEMTVGQLWKHITHMTRPRFGQQTALCVDRKQFPGEQPDITCKIRR from the coding sequence ATGAAAACAAGGGAACACTCCGACCTGTATCTGACTTATGACAGCTACAAAAACGTCCTGCACGCAACACGTTCGAGCAACGGGACCGACGGATTCCTGCGCTACCTGCACGACGATGCGGAACATATTATTCGGGAAGGTCACAACCCGAATGTATGGGTGTCTTACGTACATTTCCATGACGGCGGGGATGTACCCGACTTGCGGGAAGCCGGCCGACACGGATTCTTCGACCGGGTACTCGACACCATACGCCGCAGCGGTGGGGAATGCCGCTATACCGCCAATATGCGGGACGTGCTTTTCTGTATCGAACAGGACATCGTACCCCTGACTCCTGCCGCCGAGCGGACCCTTTTGATGGCCCGGCCGGATTATCCCGCTCTCGAAGAGGAGATGGCGAGGAGTTACCCGCGCCAGAATGCCGTTATCCCCGAATACCGCTCCTACGATGCATTGGAATCCCGGCAGGGAGTGATGCTCTTTTCCAGAACGACCGAGGGACAGCGGCAGCGACGGGAGTACGAACACCGCCTGGAGCTGAACTTCTATAATCCCGCACAACCGGGCGGCCCTCTGCGTTATTGGGAAATCATAGCCGTCCCGGACCGCGTGGCAGAGATGGTGGACCGGCTGTCCGTACAGGAACATGACCCTCAGGCACAGCTTTATGCCGATGCGCACATCCTCGGCCAGGGACGCATCTTACAGGAATTCGACATGACAGCCAATGCGGTGAACTACGATATTTTCCGACGACGCACCCAGCCGGGCCAAAGAGCCGTACAACCTCTCTCGGAGATGACCGTAGGGCAGCTCTGGAAGCATATTACCCACATGACACGTCCTCGGTTTGGGCAACAGACCGCATTGTGCGTGGACCGCAAACAGTTTCCCGGAGAGCAGCCCGATATAACTTGCAAAATAAGACGATAA
- a CDS encoding DUF6047 family protein, whose product MRENTKPATLFLCVAPDGKTDCVRIIRDRTGEDDFRRFIDSLLDASLQTDAPVPDDWVFRYIIPDGGLLPTLETGRDHSDYHHRLRHLDTLAELRPANVVALRNAALCRRSGIDPLSTEGSDRELVLGETEPRSFPSVRAVELAPNRVLLYDMSETVGCDAYRSLHQHIADHFFDREIQTETLRLYNLHSFFDTSVLMKHIPALNFNFNHYSRNFKLTDIPAHAFLDSDILKEGFLVKEYDLHPTSECYTRFCMGEDISLNVDMRAFEIALLDHISREGYPKQRLSSEWRYIFPHKTDFKELEENIANCNDRSSLEQLQMQAREKARTILAEEYPDIRRSQRNYLEDGVSLHIPDAAGETKGLGRKV is encoded by the coding sequence ATGCGCGAAAACACTAAACCGGCGACCCTTTTTCTGTGCGTTGCCCCTGACGGCAAGACGGACTGCGTACGCATCATCCGCGACCGGACCGGCGAAGACGACTTCCGGCGATTCATCGACAGTTTGCTGGACGCTTCCCTGCAGACGGATGCTCCGGTACCCGACGACTGGGTTTTTCGATATATCATTCCCGATGGCGGCCTGCTCCCGACACTCGAAACCGGGCGCGACCACAGCGATTACCATCATCGGCTACGTCATCTCGACACGTTGGCGGAGCTGCGCCCCGCCAACGTCGTTGCCCTGCGCAATGCCGCGCTCTGCCGCCGCAGCGGAATAGACCCGCTTTCTACGGAAGGCAGCGACCGGGAGCTGGTCCTCGGAGAAACGGAACCCCGGTCGTTCCCTTCAGTCCGTGCCGTGGAACTGGCTCCCAACCGCGTTTTGCTTTACGACATGAGCGAAACGGTGGGCTGCGACGCATACCGGAGCTTGCACCAGCACATCGCCGACCACTTCTTCGACCGGGAAATCCAGACCGAAACACTCCGTCTGTACAATCTGCATTCCTTTTTCGATACCTCCGTGCTGATGAAACACATTCCGGCTCTGAACTTCAATTTCAATCACTACAGCCGTAATTTCAAATTGACGGATATCCCGGCTCACGCTTTTCTTGACAGCGATATTCTGAAAGAGGGATTCCTCGTAAAAGAGTACGACCTGCACCCCACGAGCGAGTGTTATACCCGCTTCTGTATGGGCGAAGACATCTCTCTGAATGTCGACATGCGGGCGTTCGAAATAGCTTTGCTGGACCACATCTCCCGAGAAGGCTATCCGAAGCAGAGGCTTTCCTCGGAGTGGCGATACATCTTTCCGCATAAAACCGATTTCAAAGAGCTGGAAGAGAACATAGCCAATTGCAATGACCGGTCATCCCTGGAGCAGTTGCAGATGCAGGCCCGGGAAAAGGCCCGAACGATTCTGGCGGAAGAATATCCGGATATCAGGCGGTCGCAGCGAAATTATTTGGAGGATGGCGTATCGTTGCATATTCCCGATGCAGCAGGAGAAACCAAGGGCTTGGGGCGTAAAGTATGA
- a CDS encoding DUF4120 family protein, producing MIIKCQERLCEAQEYAATLGDKSLQKCLAKLESWEHDGRIVSLYGDFAPYSFGFSLYGPDGQLIMNGGLLYHGSPDQSCAVTFNHDDLWQTHT from the coding sequence ATGATAATCAAATGCCAAGAACGGCTTTGCGAAGCGCAGGAATACGCCGCGACACTCGGCGACAAGTCCTTGCAGAAGTGTCTTGCCAAGCTCGAAAGTTGGGAGCATGACGGACGCATAGTATCTCTTTACGGAGATTTCGCCCCATATTCGTTTGGATTTAGTTTATATGGCCCGGACGGGCAGCTCATTATGAACGGCGGCCTGCTGTACCACGGCTCGCCCGACCAGTCCTGTGCCGTCACGTTCAATCACGACGACCTCTGGCAAACACACACCTGA
- a CDS encoding nucleotidyltransferase substrate binding protein encodes MEQQDIRWQQRFSNYRKALRKLAAAVEIVTEESHMGHDIDELLQEGLIQRFEYTHEMAWKVMKDYEEYQGYHDIRGSRDAIRQALQIGIITDERWMHSIVDRNLTSHTYNDESADKITANISEIYFPLFVEFERKMNSLLEPGINLFEQ; translated from the coding sequence ATGGAACAGCAAGATATACGTTGGCAACAACGGTTTTCAAATTATCGTAAAGCGCTGCGGAAACTCGCAGCAGCCGTTGAAATAGTGACCGAAGAGTCGCACATGGGGCACGATATAGATGAACTGTTGCAAGAGGGACTTATACAACGTTTCGAATATACACACGAAATGGCGTGGAAGGTGATGAAAGATTACGAGGAATATCAGGGTTATCACGATATTCGCGGATCGCGGGATGCCATTCGCCAAGCCCTGCAAATAGGAATTATAACCGATGAGAGGTGGATGCATTCAATCGTAGACCGAAACCTTACATCGCATACCTACAATGACGAATCGGCAGATAAAATAACCGCTAATATTTCCGAAATCTATTTTCCTCTATTCGTGGAGTTCGAGAGAAAAATGAATTCTCTTTTAGAGCCGGGAATCAATCTTTTCGAGCAATGA
- a CDS encoding nucleotidyltransferase domain-containing protein: protein MKYGLSEDALKKLHHVFSCEENIEQVILYGSRAKGNYKPFSDVDIVLSGDKLEFMDLYRVILTIDDLLLPYLFDISLYKDLDSPDLIEHIRRVGIVIYDRRKEEQP, encoded by the coding sequence ATGAAATACGGATTGTCAGAAGATGCGTTAAAAAAACTGCATCATGTGTTTTCTTGCGAAGAGAATATCGAACAAGTCATACTATATGGCTCCAGAGCCAAAGGCAATTACAAACCTTTTTCCGATGTAGATATCGTTTTGTCCGGAGACAAGTTGGAATTTATGGATCTTTATCGGGTCATACTTACTATTGATGATTTGTTATTGCCGTATCTGTTCGACATATCGCTTTACAAAGATTTGGATAGTCCGGATTTAATAGAGCATATCCGAAGAGTCGGTATTGTCATATATGATCGTAGGAAAGAAGAGCAGCCTTAG
- a CDS encoding helicase-related protein — protein MYEIIPQSIPQARRAEINEKILADIESGENRIPRQTIYNCYTGVGGLHDLNPDQFANYHEYACAKREFEQGQFFTPHALCRQIVSLAASDPTETVLDMGCGMGNFFNFLPNLHNAYGFDIDPRAVKVAGYLYPEAHIAVQDMQQYEPAMLFDLLLGNPPFNLKFGNDSSQFYYFRKAYSVLKPAGLLLCIVPYSFLQNEFWDKSQIRYIDNCFSFLGQTKLPQDTFEDLGVAEFATKLVVFSRESAHIESRPYREDEFITQEQLRERIARFREIKCSLKLKLRQETNRIELEEEQAFEYTMTKYLYEIKTHPHLRPKYEQAIALVSKFRSQTPPENASKTQYEEYQRSKLTYAKVLAILRRYVREQHFVPQRKVALVKTNYSYKLKAYAPHLLDDIAVREVPIYKLTINNGGLPDAGAWRTPDIEKQYRAARRVIGRKHREYLRQSIPYFQMPQDGRLTEYIEGLSFVNKDGKRCRFTDLQRHDMNWLFQKRFNLLNWQQGSGKTAVAYHFAKYIRSLKRVHNTIVVAPALAIEMTWEPFLTRQKKRYTRITQPRHLENIRPGEFIVISVSMLGKLKYWLKRFVKSHSNKLCLIFDESDELTNDTSQRTRNTLNLFRRCSYKILATGTTTRNNVAEQYSQLSLLYNNSVNMMCWCSKVYHQDRETHEIEDSPNEFYGEPFPAYGGASLFKSCFCPGKVTVFGIEKHNQDIYNKEVLWELNAKTVLTRKFREFAGEKYEIKNHVVLPCAGEKAVYEKILTEFCQICNLFFNSTGDTRKDAAMKIVRQIILMIKACSIANTMPGYTGEPFPEKVRHIAAMVRNIPQKVAIGCTTLDALEMYEDYVSAIIPNRPLFLVHGRQSFKKRRRIIDRFDRTTDGILVCTQQALKSSVNIPSCDDIILESLQWNIPRMEQFYFRFIRLDSEQKKRVHLVTYDESIEQNLLALVTTKERLNEFIKLGEIREESEIFEEFDLTPSLIEKLLTRQRDNDGKLYVSWGNQRIVAA, from the coding sequence ATGTATGAAATAATTCCACAATCAATTCCGCAGGCCAGGCGTGCGGAAATCAACGAAAAAATCCTCGCCGACATCGAATCCGGCGAAAACAGAATTCCCCGGCAAACCATTTACAACTGTTACACGGGTGTGGGCGGGTTGCACGACCTCAATCCCGACCAGTTTGCCAATTACCACGAATATGCCTGCGCCAAACGGGAGTTCGAGCAGGGACAGTTTTTCACGCCCCACGCCCTTTGCCGCCAGATCGTATCGCTTGCGGCTTCGGACCCGACGGAAACCGTTCTCGATATGGGCTGCGGAATGGGCAACTTCTTCAATTTCCTGCCTAACCTACACAACGCTTACGGCTTCGACATAGATCCTCGTGCAGTAAAAGTTGCAGGTTATCTATATCCAGAAGCGCATATTGCCGTGCAGGACATGCAACAGTACGAGCCAGCCATGCTGTTCGATCTGCTGCTCGGAAATCCGCCTTTCAATCTGAAATTCGGCAACGATTCTTCGCAGTTCTACTATTTCCGGAAAGCATATAGTGTATTGAAACCCGCAGGTCTGCTCCTGTGCATCGTGCCGTATTCCTTCCTGCAAAACGAATTTTGGGACAAATCCCAGATACGCTACATCGACAACTGTTTTTCATTTCTCGGACAGACGAAGCTGCCGCAGGATACTTTCGAAGATCTCGGCGTCGCGGAGTTTGCGACCAAGCTGGTGGTATTCTCCCGGGAATCCGCACATATCGAAAGCCGCCCGTATCGGGAGGACGAATTTATTACGCAGGAACAGCTCCGCGAGCGGATCGCACGCTTCCGGGAAATCAAATGTTCCCTGAAACTGAAATTACGACAGGAAACAAACCGCATAGAACTCGAAGAAGAGCAAGCATTCGAATACACGATGACGAAGTATCTGTATGAAATCAAGACCCATCCGCACCTGCGGCCGAAATACGAACAGGCCATAGCACTCGTATCGAAATTCCGCAGCCAGACCCCGCCCGAGAATGCGTCGAAAACGCAATATGAAGAGTACCAGCGCTCGAAGCTCACCTATGCGAAAGTGCTGGCCATATTGCGACGATACGTCCGGGAGCAACACTTCGTGCCGCAGCGAAAAGTCGCACTGGTGAAAACCAATTACTCTTACAAGCTGAAAGCATACGCCCCGCACCTTCTCGACGACATCGCTGTCCGGGAAGTGCCCATTTATAAACTTACAATCAATAACGGCGGTCTGCCCGATGCCGGAGCGTGGCGGACACCCGACATCGAAAAGCAGTATCGCGCGGCGCGGCGAGTGATCGGGCGAAAACACCGGGAATATCTGCGACAAAGCATTCCTTATTTTCAGATGCCGCAGGATGGTCGTCTGACTGAATATATCGAGGGCTTGTCGTTCGTAAACAAGGACGGCAAGCGGTGCCGGTTTACCGACCTGCAACGGCACGATATGAACTGGCTTTTCCAGAAACGCTTCAACCTGCTCAACTGGCAGCAGGGGTCGGGCAAGACAGCCGTAGCATACCACTTCGCCAAATACATCCGGTCCCTCAAGCGTGTACACAACACCATCGTCGTAGCTCCGGCGCTGGCGATCGAAATGACCTGGGAGCCGTTTCTGACTCGGCAGAAAAAACGATATACCCGCATTACGCAGCCCCGGCATCTGGAAAATATCCGACCGGGAGAGTTTATCGTCATTTCGGTTTCCATGCTCGGGAAACTGAAATATTGGCTCAAACGATTCGTAAAGAGCCACTCCAACAAACTATGTTTAATCTTCGACGAATCGGACGAACTGACCAACGACACCTCGCAACGTACACGCAATACGCTCAATCTGTTTCGTCGTTGCTCGTACAAAATACTGGCAACGGGTACAACCACACGCAACAACGTAGCCGAACAGTACAGCCAGCTATCGTTGCTCTATAACAATTCGGTGAATATGATGTGCTGGTGTTCCAAAGTCTATCACCAAGATCGGGAAACACACGAAATAGAAGACTCTCCCAACGAATTTTACGGCGAGCCGTTCCCCGCATACGGCGGAGCCTCGCTGTTCAAATCCTGTTTTTGCCCCGGTAAAGTAACCGTCTTCGGCATCGAAAAGCACAATCAGGATATATACAATAAAGAAGTTCTGTGGGAGCTTAATGCCAAAACGGTGCTGACACGTAAGTTCCGGGAATTTGCCGGTGAAAAATACGAAATCAAGAATCATGTAGTTCTTCCCTGTGCAGGAGAAAAAGCCGTTTATGAAAAGATTCTCACAGAATTTTGTCAGATATGCAACCTCTTTTTCAATAGTACGGGCGACACTCGCAAAGACGCCGCAATGAAAATCGTACGACAGATCATTCTGATGATAAAAGCATGCTCGATTGCCAATACCATGCCCGGATATACGGGAGAACCGTTCCCGGAGAAAGTAAGACATATAGCTGCAATGGTCCGGAATATACCGCAAAAAGTAGCTATAGGATGTACTACACTTGATGCGTTGGAGATGTATGAGGATTATGTCTCGGCGATAATTCCGAACAGGCCTCTATTTTTGGTTCATGGCCGGCAATCATTCAAAAAACGGAGAAGAATTATCGACCGATTCGACCGGACGACGGACGGGATATTGGTCTGCACACAACAAGCACTCAAAAGTTCGGTCAATATCCCTTCCTGCGACGACATAATCCTCGAATCCCTCCAGTGGAACATTCCCCGCATGGAGCAGTTCTATTTTCGCTTCATACGCTTGGATTCCGAGCAGAAAAAACGGGTACATCTCGTAACCTACGACGAATCCATCGAACAAAACCTGTTGGCACTCGTAACGACCAAAGAGCGGCTGAACGAGTTCATTAAACTCGGAGAGATAAGAGAGGAGTCCGAAATATTCGAGGAGTTCGACCTAACGCCCTCCCTTATCGAAAAACTGCTGACACGCCAACGGGACAACGACGGCAAGTTGTACGTATCGTGGGGCAACCAGCGTATCGTTGCGGCATAA
- a CDS encoding DUF2958 domain-containing protein, with amino-acid sequence MRLITKEIEKKFQKHPFRSQDKKGIDATVLVKYFTPWGAATWLITEAEQQPDGDWMLYGYCTLGYEWEWGTLMLSELQALRGPFGLTTERDLYIGNNAMVAELAY; translated from the coding sequence ATGAGATTGATAACCAAAGAAATCGAAAAGAAATTCCAAAAGCATCCTTTCCGTTCACAGGACAAAAAAGGAATCGACGCTACGGTGCTGGTCAAATATTTCACTCCGTGGGGTGCGGCGACATGGCTCATAACCGAAGCCGAACAGCAACCGGACGGTGACTGGATGTTGTATGGCTACTGTACCCTCGGCTACGAGTGGGAATGGGGAACTCTTATGCTTTCCGAATTGCAAGCATTACGAGGACCGTTCGGATTGACCACCGAACGAGACCTTTACATCGGTAACAACGCAATGGTGGCAGAACTGGCTTACTGA